The Hymenobacter sp. 5317J-9 genome has a window encoding:
- a CDS encoding LON peptidase substrate-binding domain-containing protein, with product MAVTLLLTFLLTRPSLMARLLPLFPLNLVVFPGEKLNLHIFEPRYRQLVRECIEQNTTFGIPPYLDNSLSELGTEMRLVSVEQTYSSGELDIRTKAEGVFRINKFYRQAPGKLYAGGLVEDVVQDHEADPVLREIITVQVRQLYEALGLRKLLLELAPDYSIFDVAHHIGFSTEQEYQLLATTSELERQEMVREHLDTILPIVLETERLKERVRLNGHFKNLTPPNF from the coding sequence TTGGCTGTTACGCTACTGCTCACCTTCCTTCTTACCCGTCCTTCGCTCATGGCCCGCCTGCTGCCGCTTTTCCCGCTCAATCTGGTGGTTTTTCCGGGTGAGAAACTCAACCTGCACATCTTCGAGCCCCGCTACCGCCAGCTGGTGCGCGAGTGCATCGAGCAAAACACCACCTTCGGCATTCCGCCCTACCTCGACAATTCGCTCAGCGAGCTTGGAACCGAAATGCGCCTCGTGAGCGTGGAGCAAACCTATTCCAGCGGCGAGCTCGACATCCGGACCAAGGCTGAAGGGGTGTTTCGCATCAACAAATTTTACCGTCAGGCGCCGGGCAAGCTCTACGCCGGCGGCTTGGTCGAAGACGTGGTGCAGGACCACGAGGCCGACCCCGTGCTGCGCGAAATCATCACGGTGCAGGTGCGCCAGCTCTACGAAGCATTGGGCTTGCGCAAACTGCTGCTGGAGCTTGCCCCCGACTACAGCATCTTCGACGTGGCCCACCACATCGGCTTCAGCACCGAGCAGGAATACCAGCTGCTGGCCACCACCAGCGAGCTGGAGCGCCAGGAAATGGTGCGCGAGCACCTCGACACCATCCTGCCCATCGTGCTCGAAACCGAGCGCCTAAAAGAGCGGGTGCGCCTGAATGGCCATTTCAAGAACCTGACGCCGCCCAATTTCTGA
- the mtgA gene encoding monofunctional biosynthetic peptidoglycan transglycosylase, translating into MSSEALIPDLSLLLKKAGRLLLQVVAALFLASVAWVLMYRWVAPPATWLMLDRRAHAPVGLGYYGIQPEPRHINYQFRTLDEVAPAVPLALVAAEDQRFLLHHGFDFDALTKAAKRNWNGDGTHIVGGSTISQQVAKNVFLWHGRSYVRKAAEAYFTVLIEFLWNKRRIMEMYLSVAEMGDCTFGVEAASQRYFGKPASRVTTAEAALLAGVLPNPLRFRASNPGPVARAKQQRVMRNMRRLGGVTYVNTLLNK; encoded by the coding sequence ATGTCGTCCGAAGCGTTGATTCCCGATTTGTCGTTGTTGTTGAAGAAAGCCGGGCGCCTGCTGCTACAGGTGGTGGCCGCGTTGTTTCTGGCCTCGGTGGCCTGGGTGCTGATGTACCGCTGGGTGGCCCCGCCCGCCACCTGGCTCATGCTGGACCGCCGGGCGCACGCGCCGGTGGGGCTGGGTTACTACGGCATTCAGCCCGAGCCGCGCCACATCAACTACCAGTTTCGCACCCTTGATGAGGTGGCGCCGGCCGTGCCGCTGGCCCTGGTGGCGGCCGAGGACCAGCGCTTTCTCCTTCACCACGGCTTCGACTTTGATGCGCTGACCAAGGCCGCGAAGCGCAATTGGAACGGCGACGGCACCCACATCGTGGGCGGCAGCACCATCTCGCAGCAGGTGGCCAAAAACGTGTTTTTGTGGCACGGGCGCAGCTACGTACGCAAAGCCGCCGAAGCCTATTTCACGGTGCTGATTGAGTTTTTGTGGAACAAGCGGCGCATCATGGAGATGTATCTGAGCGTGGCCGAGATGGGCGACTGCACCTTTGGGGTGGAGGCGGCCAGCCAGCGCTACTTTGGCAAGCCGGCCAGCCGCGTGACTACGGCCGAAGCCGCCCTGCTGGCCGGCGTGCTGCCCAATCCCCTGCGCTTTCGGGCTTCCAACCCCGGCCCGGTGGCGCGGGCCAAGCAGCAGCGCGTGATGCGAAATATGCGCCGCCTGGGCGGCGTCACCTACGTCAATACCCTGCTCAACAAATAG
- a CDS encoding nuclear transport factor 2 family protein, with protein sequence MLPALKWLRLTGAALALSGCATTAPAALMPQRSVEAQQAIREVLTTQAAAWNRGDIPGFMQGYWKSDSLVFIGRKGPTYGWQPTLDNYVKNYPNAAAMGQLDFSGLRITLLAPTAAQVVGQWHLARPVAGDVGGYFLLVLRQVDGQWKVVADHTNSAQ encoded by the coding sequence ATGTTGCCTGCTTTGAAATGGCTGCGCCTGACCGGCGCGGCCCTCGCCCTGAGTGGCTGCGCAACTACGGCGCCCGCGGCCCTTATGCCGCAGCGCAGCGTGGAAGCCCAGCAGGCCATTCGGGAAGTGCTCACCACCCAGGCCGCGGCCTGGAACCGCGGGGACATTCCGGGCTTTATGCAGGGCTACTGGAAGTCGGACTCGCTGGTGTTCATCGGCCGCAAGGGGCCCACGTATGGCTGGCAGCCCACGCTGGACAACTACGTGAAAAATTACCCCAATGCCGCGGCCATGGGCCAGCTCGATTTTAGCGGGCTGCGCATTACGCTGCTGGCGCCCACGGCGGCGCAGGTGGTGGGGCAGTGGCACCTGGCCCGGCCGGTGGCCGGCGACGTGGGCGGGTACTTCCTGCTGGTGCTGCGGCAGGTGGACGGGCAGTGGAAGGTGGTGGCCGACCATACGAATAGCGCGCAGTAG
- a CDS encoding type ISP restriction/modification enzyme, which translates to MKEYLLSIAATEATGKATEHSYRAAVEALFKRRYPELAVTNEPRRQACGAPDFLVQRDGVAIGYIEAKDLPENIDDSRHQEQFGRYRRSLDNLLITDYLHWQLWQRGEKVMEVRIGDYTKGQPVKARPQDYAAFAEMLQVFTAAKGQRISSAETLAQLMADKARLLQYVLLQALTHPEVTVSPSGLTTATAGSLESQYEAFKQMLIHDLTEAQFADIYAQTIAYGLFAARLHDATPDTFSRQEALTLVPASNPFLRKLFSYVAGTDLDERVVWIVDALAELFRAADVAALLQGFGQSTQMTDPFLYFYETFLGRYNPALKKSRGVYYTPQPVVRFIVRAVDEVLRRDFGLAEGLADTAKTTVDILVPEIKYGKATGKSVKAKKEVARVQVLDPATGTGTFLAEVVRHIHASLGGGAGFWNQYVEQHLIPRLHGFEIMMASYAMCHLKLGLLLGQLGYKSQQPTPPRLSVYLTNALEESHPDTHTLFASWLSDESNLANTIKRDAPVMVVLGNPPYSSSSTNKGEWILNLIQDYKRGLNERKINLDDDYIKFIRYAEHFIEKNGQGVIGFITNNSFLDGLTHRNMRKHLLETFDYIYIYNLHGDVKRKDTAPDGSKDENVFDIQQGVSIFILSKSPAGSKDLATVKHLDSYGKRTVKYEELEKISLSKTAWNTLNPIEPNYFFTPNDNEFTQDYSGFIGLGEIFNANSSGIQTKRDGTTIRESKDALKLVIDDFASLGTEEVREKYQLPADGRDWKIEWAAQHCKNTSIDFNPTRVLYRPFDHRWTILDNQSKGLVAYPRYETMRHFNNENLGLITTRQLSMPSFQHIMVTETAIDGNAISLQTREYNTVFPLYLYPDSADLYAPAQRRPNLKLEAVARLATATGLRFVPETEATPDTFAPEDVLDYVYGILHQPAYRRRYHELLRIDFPRVPLPASAGEFRAVVAFGHQLRELHLLRPAALPAPLPTRFGGDGPTLVEKPRYDAATQRVYLNASLYVEPVAPDVWALPIGGYQPAQKWLKDRQGRTLTFEEGRHYQRLLAALQGTERLMREWDAAHPAPDA; encoded by the coding sequence ATGAAAGAATACCTCCTTTCCATTGCCGCTACCGAGGCCACTGGCAAAGCCACCGAGCACAGCTACCGCGCCGCCGTCGAAGCCCTGTTCAAGCGCCGCTACCCCGAGTTGGCCGTCACCAACGAGCCGCGCCGCCAGGCCTGCGGCGCCCCCGATTTTCTGGTGCAGCGCGACGGCGTGGCCATCGGCTACATTGAAGCTAAAGACCTACCCGAAAACATCGACGACTCTAGGCACCAGGAGCAGTTTGGCCGCTACCGCCGCTCGCTCGACAACCTGCTCATCACCGACTACCTGCATTGGCAGCTCTGGCAGCGCGGCGAAAAGGTGATGGAAGTCCGCATCGGCGACTATACCAAGGGCCAACCCGTGAAGGCCCGCCCGCAGGACTACGCCGCCTTTGCCGAAATGCTGCAGGTGTTCACGGCCGCCAAGGGCCAGCGCATCAGCTCGGCCGAAACCCTTGCCCAGCTCATGGCCGACAAGGCCCGCCTGCTCCAATACGTGCTGCTGCAGGCCCTCACCCACCCCGAAGTGACGGTGAGCCCCTCGGGCCTCACCACCGCCACCGCCGGTTCGCTCGAAAGCCAGTACGAGGCTTTCAAGCAGATGCTCATCCACGACCTGACCGAAGCGCAGTTCGCCGACATCTACGCCCAGACCATTGCTTACGGCCTCTTTGCCGCCCGCCTGCACGACGCCACCCCCGACACCTTCTCGCGCCAGGAAGCCCTCACGCTGGTGCCCGCCTCCAACCCCTTCCTGCGCAAGCTCTTCAGCTACGTGGCCGGCACCGACCTCGACGAGCGCGTGGTCTGGATTGTCGATGCCCTGGCCGAGCTCTTCCGGGCCGCCGACGTGGCCGCCTTGCTCCAGGGCTTCGGCCAGAGCACCCAGATGACCGACCCGTTTCTGTATTTCTACGAAACCTTCCTCGGCCGCTACAACCCAGCCCTCAAAAAGAGCCGGGGCGTGTACTACACCCCACAGCCCGTGGTGCGCTTCATCGTGCGGGCCGTGGATGAGGTGCTGCGCCGCGACTTCGGCCTCGCCGAGGGCCTGGCCGACACCGCCAAAACCACCGTCGACATCCTGGTGCCCGAAATTAAGTACGGCAAGGCCACCGGCAAATCGGTGAAGGCCAAAAAGGAAGTGGCCCGCGTGCAGGTGCTCGACCCCGCCACCGGCACCGGCACCTTCCTGGCCGAAGTGGTGCGCCATATTCACGCCAGCCTGGGCGGCGGCGCGGGTTTCTGGAACCAGTACGTCGAGCAGCACCTCATTCCGCGCCTGCACGGCTTCGAGATTATGATGGCCTCCTACGCCATGTGCCACCTCAAGCTCGGCCTGCTGCTCGGGCAGCTCGGCTACAAAAGCCAGCAGCCCACCCCGCCCCGCCTGAGCGTGTACCTCACCAACGCCCTCGAAGAGTCGCACCCCGACACCCACACCCTGTTCGCCTCCTGGCTCTCCGACGAATCCAACCTCGCCAACACCATCAAGCGCGACGCCCCCGTCATGGTCGTGCTGGGCAACCCGCCGTACAGCAGCAGCAGCACCAACAAGGGCGAATGGATTCTAAACCTGATTCAGGACTACAAGCGCGGCCTGAACGAGCGGAAAATCAATCTGGATGACGACTACATCAAATTCATCCGCTACGCCGAACATTTTATTGAGAAGAACGGGCAGGGTGTTATCGGCTTCATCACAAATAACTCTTTCCTAGATGGGCTGACGCACCGCAATATGCGGAAGCACCTGCTCGAAACGTTTGATTATATCTACATCTACAACCTGCACGGCGATGTAAAGAGAAAGGACACTGCGCCCGATGGCAGCAAGGATGAAAATGTGTTCGACATTCAGCAGGGCGTTTCCATCTTCATCCTGTCAAAATCGCCAGCAGGTTCAAAGGATTTAGCTACTGTAAAGCATCTTGATTCATATGGGAAACGGACTGTTAAATATGAGGAGCTAGAAAAGATTAGTCTCTCAAAAACTGCCTGGAACACACTCAATCCTATCGAACCGAATTATTTTTTTACACCTAATGACAATGAGTTTACCCAAGATTATAGTGGCTTCATTGGATTGGGTGAAATATTCAACGCTAACTCAAGTGGAATTCAGACTAAACGTGACGGCACTACAATTAGAGAATCAAAAGATGCTTTGAAACTTGTGATAGATGATTTCGCAAGTTTGGGCACTGAAGAAGTAAGAGAAAAATATCAGTTGCCAGCGGATGGTAGAGATTGGAAGATTGAATGGGCAGCCCAACATTGTAAAAACACATCCATCGACTTCAATCCAACAAGAGTTTTATACCGGCCTTTTGACCATAGATGGACCATTCTTGACAACCAATCAAAAGGGCTTGTCGCATATCCTCGCTATGAAACGATGCGTCATTTCAACAATGAAAATCTTGGCCTGATAACTACGCGCCAACTTTCAATGCCCTCGTTTCAGCACATTATGGTAACTGAAACGGCAATAGATGGCAATGCCATTTCATTGCAAACGAGAGAATACAACACTGTCTTCCCCCTCTACCTCTACCCCGACAGCGCCGACCTCTACGCCCCCGCCCAGCGCCGCCCCAACCTCAAGCTCGAGGCCGTGGCGCGGCTGGCCACGGCCACCGGCCTGCGCTTCGTGCCCGAAACCGAAGCCACCCCCGACACCTTCGCCCCCGAAGACGTGCTCGACTACGTCTACGGCATCCTGCACCAGCCCGCCTACCGCCGCCGCTACCACGAGCTGCTGCGCATCGACTTCCCCCGTGTGCCCCTGCCCGCCTCGGCCGGGGAGTTTCGCGCCGTCGTTGCCTTCGGCCATCAGCTGCGCGAGCTGCACCTGCTGCGCCCGGCGGCCCTGCCGGCGCCCCTCCCCACCCGCTTCGGCGGTGATGGCCCCACCCTGGTCGAGAAGCCCCGCTACGACGCCGCCACTCAGCGCGTCTACCTCAACGCCAGCCTCTACGTCGAGCCCGTGGCCCCCGACGTGTGGGCTCTGCCCATCGGCGGCTACCAGCCCGCCCAGAAATGGCTAAAAGACCGCCAGGGCCGCACCCTCACCTTCGAGGAAGGCCGCCACTACCAGCGCCTGCTCGCCGCCCTGCAAGGCACCGAACGCCTCATGCGCGAGTGGGACGCCGCCCACCCGGCTCCCGACGCCTAA